Proteins from one Oryza sativa Japonica Group chromosome 12, ASM3414082v1 genomic window:
- the LOC136354621 gene encoding uncharacterized protein, with product MKKTNQIKLFLEKPTPTLRSVSFLFGGILPHWRRVEELGSIPFIRDVAKKTDSTKYAMPALLLTTSISGNGKPEMTILSMVYTKLLCTNAHLGGRRVDAHHFNVYICGSRSGIAILDSDKTLICLRTALHFIGSPIRKKCRSFLLKTNHLFRCEILEKMASCINDSQWKIGTFFSNYLAKKKKFRLRTKKINFGLNQQPDCAVILNADRKSSVILEAARSQIPIAFLVDSTIPGESHKRITYPIPANDPIQFVYLFRHSVTKTGILERKSVHEPMQTGLKAVDSLVPIGRGRRELIIGGRKTSICSATSRVTKTRSIYTAADSELFLAVLPFLSEMPEQVVSTVEPFLSTIPEQVVPTYIPQMQNFIGETTTSLPQLQGEAGPSNSTGGGAAPSSSIYLAYAAEHASFLKAISEELYRRVGEQINLKSPLDEENIRNIVYKIMNDDFELFFDPIEDLKDWLQFIKANPLSFQDLIQFWMALAK from the coding sequence ATGAAAAAGACCAATCAAATCAAACTTTTCTTGGAAAAACCGACGCCAACGTTAAGATCAGTCTCCTTTCTTTTCGGCGGCATCCTTCCGCATTGGCGGCGAGTGGAAGAGTTGGGTTCGATTCCCTTTATACGCGATGTGGCGAAAAAGACTGATTCAACGAAATATGCCATGCCTGCATTATTACTTACCACCAGTATCTCGGGAAACGGAAAACCGGAAATGACAATCCTTTCTATGGTCTATACTAAATTACTTTGTACGAATGCACATCTCGGCGGGCGTCGGGTAGATGCTCACCATTTCAATGTCTATATCTGTGGTTCCAGAAGTGGAATTGCTATTCTCGATTCAGACAAGACACTGATTTGTTTACGAACCGCTCTTCATTTTATAGGATCTCCCATTCGTAAAAAATGCCGTTCCTTCCTTTTAAAGACCAATCATTTATTTCGATGTGAGATATTGGAAAAAATGGCGAGCTGTATCAATGATTCTCAATGGAAGATCGGGACTTTTTTTAGCAATTATttggctaaaaaaaaaaaattccgttTAAGAACGAAAAAGATAAATTTTGGGTTGAACCAACAACCCGATTGTGCGGTTATTCTGAATGCAGATAGAAAGTCTTCGGTCATACTGGAAGCTGCTCGATCACAAATACCTATTGCATTCTTAGTTGATTCCACGATCCCAGGGGAATCCCATAAAAGAATCACTTATCCCATCCCAGCGAATGATCCTATACAGTTCGTATATCTATTTCGTCATTCGGTCACGAAAACAGGGATTCTGGAACGTAAATCTGTGCACGAACCCATGCAAACAGGCTTAAAAGCAGTGGATAGCCTGGTTCCTATAGGCCGTGGTCGACGAGAACTTATAATCGGGGGCAGAAAAACTTCAATCTGTAGCGCTACTTCCAGAGTTACCAAAACTCGAAGTATCTATACTGCGGCTGACAGCGAATTATTTTTAGCTGTCCTGCCTTTCCTTTCGGAAATGCCAGAACAGGTAGTTTCAACTGTGGAGCCCTTCCTTTCTACAATCCCGGAACAGGTAGTTCCAACCTACATTCCACAAATGCAAAATTTTATAGGTGAAACTACTACCAGTCTACCCCAGCTACAAGGGGAGGCTGGCCCGAGTAACTCTACAGGGGGTGGGGCTGCCCCTTCTTCTTCAATTTATCTGGCTTATGCGGCCGAACACGCATCTTTCCTAAAAGCAATTTCTGAGGAGCTTTACCGGAGAGTAGGGGAACAAATCAACTTAAAGAGTCCCCTGGACGAGGAGAATATAAGGAATATAGTCTACAAGATCATGAATGATGATTTTGAACTCTTCTTCGATCCCATAGAAGATTTGAAGGACTGGCTACAATTCATTAAGGCGAATCCCCTTAGTTTTCAGGATCTTATACAATTTTGGATGGCATTAGCCAAATAG
- the LOC112937436 gene encoding NADH-ubiquinone oxidoreductase chain 4 produces MLEHFCECYFDLSGPILCPVLGSITLLFIPNSSIRLIRLIGLCVSLITFLYPLVPRIQFDPSTAKSQFVESLRWLPYENIHLYMGIDGLSLFFVILTTFLIPICISVGWSGMRSFGKEYITAFLIREFLMIAVSCMLDPLLFYVLSESVPIPMLCGAEHLLFAGIKLFLCRGLVQ; encoded by the coding sequence ATGTTAGAACATTTCTGTGAATgctatttcgatctaagtggtCCTATTCTCTGTCCCGTGCTAGGAAGCATTACTCTTCTTTTCATTCCAAATTCTTCAATAAGACTGATACGATTGATTGGTCTGTGCGTTTCTCTTATTACTTTTTTGTATCCCCTTGTTCCTCGGATACAATTCGATCCTTCTACGGCCAAATCTCAATTTGTGGAAAGCCTTCGATGGCTTCCTTATGAAAACATCCATTTGTATATGGGTATAGACGGTCTTTCATTATTCTTCGTGATATTGACCACATTTCTGATCCCTATTTGCATTTCAGTGGGTTGGTCTGGTATGAGAAGTTTTGGGAAAGAGTATATTACAGCATTTCTAATTCGTGAATTTCTAATGATCGCCGTGTCCTGCATGCTGGATCCTCTACTATTCTATGTTCTTTCCGAAAGCGTGCCAATCCCTATGTTGTGCGGAGCTGAGCATCTTCTATTCGCTGGGATCAAGCTTTTCCTCTGCAGGGGCCTTGTGCAGTAA